In a single window of the uncultured Dysgonomonas sp. genome:
- a CDS encoding BT_3928 family protein: MSKKDIGIKILTEVSRVILGVTFIFSGFVKAVDPYGTAYKIDDYFAAFNLTSLTFFSFPLSALQSIVEFAMGACMLFGLYRRWNSRLTFVVMVFMTILTLYLAIADPVEDCGCFGDALVITNWQTFYKNIVLLICSIIVFRYCERISNFFTGKTYWLAFLYIIIFISLFTFRNYIYEPLFDFRPYKIGASIPEQMGVEEGKGREEVSMLVYAKDGVEKEFTEENYPWEDSTWVFVRMETKVLKEGETSKIKDFVITELFFDAKKSEVIAQNDITADILSDSSYVFLMLSPSLEDMSTWYLSNFEDVNNYADYGGYKFYCVTSSATDEILRWSKENVINFKFCTMDERAIKTIVRSNPGMILLKDGVVINKWANVEVPAEEDLIKPLEELPYGQLIDTERQGKKNLFCISVAFALPLLGLKGLDFLFFRRRKKKEEARKEAEE, from the coding sequence ATGAGTAAAAAGGATATTGGGATAAAGATATTAACAGAGGTTTCCAGGGTTATTCTCGGGGTAACCTTTATTTTTTCCGGGTTTGTAAAAGCCGTAGATCCTTATGGTACGGCATATAAGATAGACGACTATTTTGCAGCGTTTAATCTTACCTCTCTTACCTTCTTTTCCTTTCCGCTTTCGGCCTTACAGAGTATAGTCGAATTTGCAATGGGAGCTTGTATGTTGTTCGGACTTTACCGCCGTTGGAATTCCCGGCTTACATTCGTGGTTATGGTTTTTATGACCATCCTTACGCTTTATCTGGCCATTGCCGACCCTGTAGAAGATTGCGGTTGTTTCGGAGACGCACTGGTGATTACCAACTGGCAAACGTTTTATAAGAATATAGTGCTGCTGATATGTTCCATTATAGTATTCAGGTATTGTGAACGGATTAGCAACTTCTTCACAGGTAAAACTTATTGGCTGGCATTCCTATATATAATTATTTTTATCAGTTTATTCACATTCCGTAATTACATATATGAGCCGCTATTTGATTTCCGCCCATACAAAATAGGGGCATCCATTCCCGAGCAGATGGGGGTGGAAGAAGGTAAGGGCAGGGAAGAAGTATCGATGCTGGTCTATGCCAAAGACGGAGTGGAAAAAGAATTTACAGAGGAGAATTATCCATGGGAAGACAGTACCTGGGTCTTTGTGAGGATGGAGACCAAAGTGCTGAAAGAAGGTGAGACTTCGAAGATAAAGGATTTCGTGATAACTGAACTCTTTTTTGATGCAAAGAAGTCTGAGGTTATAGCCCAAAATGATATTACGGCTGATATATTGTCCGACAGCAGTTATGTATTTCTGATGTTGTCGCCGTCTCTTGAAGATATGAGTACATGGTATCTCAGCAACTTTGAGGATGTAAACAATTATGCGGATTACGGAGGATATAAATTCTATTGTGTAACATCGTCCGCTACAGATGAAATATTACGCTGGTCGAAAGAAAACGTTATAAACTTCAAATTCTGTACGATGGACGAACGGGCCATAAAAACCATTGTGCGTTCCAATCCGGGAATGATATTACTGAAAGACGGAGTGGTAATCAATAAATGGGCAAATGTAGAAGTTCCTGCTGAGGAAGACTTGATAAAGCCTTTGGAGGAATTGCCTTATGGTCAGCTAATAGACACCGAAAGACAGGGTAAGAAAAACCTCTTTTGTATAAGTGTAGCTTTCGCATTGCCTTTGCTCGGTCTTAAAGGGCTGGATTTCCTGTTTTTCAGGCGGAGAAAGAAAAAGGAGGAAGCCCGGAAGGAAGCCGAAGAATAA
- a CDS encoding DUF1599 domain-containing protein, translated as MADTKAQFEQVIAICRNLFAKKLKDYGASWRILRPQSVTDQILIKAKRIRSIEEKGVSLIDEGIAPEFIGIVNYGIIGLIQLELGFSDSVDLNEEQVLALYDKHMTQTKELMYAKNHDYDEAWRAMRISSYTDLILTKIYRTKQIEENKGQTIVSEGVDANYMDMINYSLFGLIKLEFPDSEN; from the coding sequence ATGGCAGATACCAAAGCGCAGTTTGAGCAGGTGATTGCGATATGTCGCAACCTTTTTGCTAAAAAGCTGAAAGATTATGGAGCATCGTGGCGAATCCTTCGCCCTCAGTCGGTTACAGACCAGATTCTGATCAAGGCGAAACGTATAAGGAGCATTGAAGAAAAAGGCGTAAGCCTTATAGATGAAGGTATCGCTCCTGAATTTATCGGTATTGTCAACTATGGTATCATAGGGCTTATTCAACTCGAACTCGGATTCTCAGATAGTGTGGATTTGAACGAAGAGCAGGTTCTGGCGTTATATGATAAGCATATGACCCAGACTAAAGAGTTGATGTATGCGAAAAACCATGATTATGATGAAGCCTGGCGGGCTATGCGCATCAGCTCTTACACAGATCTTATTCTGACGAAAATATACAGGACAAAGCAAATAGAAGAGAACAAAGGTCAGACAATTGTATCGGAAGGTGTCGATGCCAACTATATGGATATGATTAATTATTCGTTGTTCGGGCTTATAAAACTTGAATTTCCCGATAGCGAAAACTAA
- the tpiA gene encoding triose-phosphate isomerase — protein MRKNIVAGNWKMNKNLQEGVAFAKDLEAALAGKTLKCDVIIGTPFIHLASVASSTKLGVAAQNCADKASGAYTGEVSAAMVASTGAKYVILGHSERRTYYGETDAILKEKVLLALANGLSPIFCIGETKDEREKNVHFDVVKKQTVDALFELSAEDFSKIVIAYEPVWAIGTGLTATSAQAQEMHAYIRQIITDKYGKEVADNTSILYGGSANGGNAKELFACPDIDGGLIGGASLDVEKFIPVIEGF, from the coding sequence ATGAGAAAGAACATTGTTGCAGGAAACTGGAAAATGAATAAGAACCTACAGGAAGGAGTAGCTTTTGCTAAAGACCTGGAAGCTGCGTTGGCAGGTAAGACATTGAAATGTGATGTAATTATCGGAACACCATTTATTCATCTTGCTAGTGTTGCATCATCTACTAAATTGGGAGTTGCCGCACAAAATTGTGCAGATAAAGCTTCTGGTGCTTATACCGGAGAAGTGTCGGCTGCTATGGTAGCATCTACCGGTGCAAAATATGTTATCCTTGGACACTCTGAACGCCGTACATATTACGGAGAAACAGATGCTATCCTGAAAGAAAAAGTATTACTTGCATTGGCAAATGGCCTTAGCCCTATTTTCTGTATAGGTGAAACTAAAGATGAAAGAGAGAAAAATGTGCATTTCGATGTAGTTAAAAAACAAACTGTAGATGCATTATTCGAACTTTCGGCAGAAGATTTCTCTAAAATCGTTATAGCTTACGAACCGGTTTGGGCTATTGGTACAGGCCTTACAGCTACATCAGCTCAGGCTCAGGAAATGCATGCTTACATCCGTCAGATTATCACAGATAAGTATGGTAAAGAAGTAGCTGATAACACTTCTATCCTTTATGGAGGTAGTGCAAATGGCGGAAATGCAAAAGAATTGTTCGCATGTCCGGATATCGACGGCGGACTTATCGGTGGTGC